Below is a window of Myxococcales bacterium DNA.
CCCCGCCTTCCGGCGCCCCGGTTCGCATCGGTAGCACGGCTAACAAAAAATCCGGCGGCTGACAAGTGGATAAATCAAAACGGCGGCGAATCGGTCATCCGCCGCCGTTTTGAATTTTTCGGCCGTATTAGGACAAAAATTTCACGATCCGGGCGAACCCGTCGGCCTTGAGCGCCGCCCCGCCGACCAATGCGCCGTCGATATCGGGTTTCGCCATCAGTTCGTCGACGTTGTCGGGTTTCACCGAGCCGCCGTACTGAATCCGCGTCGCCTCGGCACGCGCCGGGCCGAAAGCCTCGGCCAGCCGGCCGCGAATGAAAGCGTGCACTTCCTGGGCCTGTTCGGGGGTCGCCGTCTTGCCGGTGCCGATCGCCCAAACGGGTTCGTAGGCGATGACCAGGGTTGCCAATTCGTCGGCGTTGAATCCCGCCAGCCCTTCGGCCAATTGCGTTTCGACCACCTGGAAGGTCCGGTTCGCCTCGCGCTGTTCGAGCGTTTCGCCGAGGCAATAAATCGGGGTCAAACCGGCCACCAAAGCCG
It encodes the following:
- a CDS encoding triose-phosphate isomerase; the protein is MTRRPILAGNWKMHMLTGEAIQLAGALAKEVGELTDRDVVLIPPFTALAAVHGAIAGTRIGLGAQNGHWEPKGAFTGEISMPMIKDAGCQYVTIGHSERRQYFGETNQSCRAKIQAALVAGLTPIYCLGETLEQREANRTFQVVETQLAEGLAGFNADELATLVIAYEPVWAIGTGKTATPEQAQEVHAFIRGRLAEAFGPARAEATRIQYGGSVKPDNVDELMAKPDIDGALVGGAALKADGFARIVKFLS